GGAGTCGTCGCACGGGACGTGGATCGGCCGGTCGTGCGTGAGCCAGGCGTCGGCGAGGTGCGCGAGCCGCTCCAGGGCCTCGGCGTCGTCGGTGACGATCGGCTCACCGGAGACGTTGCCGCTGGTCATGACGAGCAGCCGGGGCCCGGCCGGGTCACCGGGCAGGCCGAGCAGCAGATGGTGCAGGGGGGTGTACGGCAGCATCACACCGAGGTCCGGGCTGCGGGGCGCGACGGCCTCGGCGGGACACGGGCGCCCGTCGGCGTCCGACGGCCGCGGGAGCCGCCTCATCAGGACGACCGGCCGGGCCGGGCCTTCGAGAAGGCTCCGCTCCTCGGGTCCGAGCCGGACGAGGTGACGGACGTCGTCCGCGGACCGGGCCATGACGGCGAACGGCTTGTCGCCGCGCGCCTTCCGGCGCCGCAGGAGGGCCACCGCGGTCGGGTTCGCGGCGTCGCAGGCCAGGTGATAGCCGCCCAGGCCCTTCACGGCGAGGATCGCGCCCCGCGTCAGCAGGGTGCGCGCCTCGGTGACCGGGTCCGCCCCCGCCCCGCTCCCGGGCCCCGGTTCCCGGCCGAGGACCAGCCGCAGCCGCGGCCCGCACGCCGGGCAGGCGACCGGCTGCGCGTGGAACCGGCGGTCGGCGGGGTCCGCGTACTCCCGGGCGCAGTCGGGGCACATCGCGAAGCCGGCCATGGTGGTGTGGGACCGGTCGTAGGGCACTGCGGTGACGATCGTGAAGCGCGGGCCGCAGTGGGTGCAGTTGACGAAGGGGTGACGGTACCGCCGGTCGGCCGGGTCGGCCAGCTCGGCGAGGCAGTCGGCGCAGGTGGCGGCATCCGGGGAGACCAGGGTGCGGGCCGGCCCGTCGGTGCGGGAGGCGAGGATGGTGAAGCCGGTGCCGCCCGCGGGAGGCATGTCCCGGTGCCGCACCGACTCGACGCGGGCCAGCGGGGGCGCCTGGGCGGCGATCCGGTCGCAGAACCGGGCCACGGCCGAGGCGGCGCCCTCGACCTCCGCCACGACGCCCTCGGGTGTGTTGGTCACGTGTCCGGCCAGGGCGAGCTCGGTGGCGAGGCCGTACAGGTAGGGCCGGAATCCCACGCCCTGCACCACTCCCCGGACGGTGACCCGGCGTCGTAGCGGAGTGTCCTCGACGAGGGCGGCCGGGGCCTGCTGACCGCTCACGGGTGGGTGTGGGCCATGGTGCCGTCGGCCTCCGGGGCCGCGTGGGAGTGCCCGTCGTGGGAGCGCCCGTCGTGAGCGTGAGCGTGGGCGTGGGCGTCGTGCACGTGGGGGTGACCGTGGTGCGCGTCGTGGGGGTGGACGTGCCCGTCGTGCGGGTGCGAGTGACCGTGGTGCTGCGGCGGCCGGGCCATCACGGGCGTGTGGACCGGCTCTCCGGCCGCGGCCGCCGTCGCCCGGTCGAGCAGCGCGCCGATCCCCCGCCCCCGGCGTGCGGAGGTCAGGATCACCTCGACTCCCGGGTTGACCTGTTCGACGTTCGCGCGGAAGGCGAGCTCGTCGAACTCGACGGCCTGCGCGATGTCGGTCTTGGTGAGCACGACCAGGTGGGCGAGGCCGAAGGCGGTGGGGTACTTGAGCGGCTTGTCCTCGCCCTCCGTCACGGAGGCGAGCGTGACCCTCAGTGTCTCCCCCAGGTCGTAGGAGGCCGGGCAGACCAGGTTGCCGACGTTCTCCACGAACAGCAGCCGGGTGTCGTCGGGCAGCCATCCGTCGAGGTGCCCGGCGAGCATCCCCGCCTCCAGGTGGCACAGTCCGTCGGTGAGCACCTGCTTCACGGGGACGCCCGAACGCGCCAGGCGGACCGCGTCGTTCTCGGTGGCGAGATCGGCGCTCAGTGCCGCGACGGGAACGGACCGCTCCCGTGCCCGCAGCAGTTCCTGCTCCAGCAGCGCGGTCTTGCCGCTGCCCGGACTGGACATCAGGTTGACGACGGCCGTGCCGCGGGCGGCGAGGCGGGCGCGCAGTGCGTCGGCGCTCGCGTCGTTCTTCGCGAGTACGGCCTGCCGCAGGTCGACGACACGGCACATGGTTCAGCGCTCCTCGGAGATCGGTTCGCGGGTGGACGCGTTCGGAAGGCCGTCCTCCCAGTGCACGTCGACGATCTGCAGCTCCCGGCCGGCGAGCAGCTCGGTGTGCGCCGCACCGCACGCGGGGCAGGTCAGCCGGGGTGGCATGCCGACGGCCCATTCGTGCGCACAGGGCGTGCAGCGGGCCCGCCCCGGCACCTCCTCGGTGATCAGTTCGGCGCCTTCCAGCACGGTTCCGGCGCAGGCCAGCTCGAAGGAGAAGGCGAGAGCGTCCGGTACGACGCCGGCCAGTTCGCCCACCTGGAGCCGTACGGACCGCACCGCCGTGACGCCCGCGGACCGGGCGGCGGCCTCGGCCACCTGGTCGACGACGGCCAGCGCGACGGACATCTCGTGCATGGGGCTCCGTCCTTTCGCAGGCTGCCTCCGCCGGGCTTCATTAGAGGCGCGCCCGCCCGGGTCGCACGGCCCGGCACGCCGTCACCGGCTTCGCGGGTACGCCGTTCGACGCAACCGCACGGCGCACCGGGGGCGCCGGCGGTCACATCCGTCGGATCCTCAGGTAGCGCCTGATGTCGGGGAACACCTCGGCGAAGACGGCGACCACGGCGGCCAGGGCCGCTCCGCCGATGACGATCTTCTTCATCTCGTCTCTCCTCATGTCGATGCCTGCGCGGTCGGGGTCTGTGCCGCGGGCGGCTCGCCGTTCCGCAGCAGTTCTTCGATCAGCCGGACGGCCCGCGGTACGGCTCCGGACACCGGTGCGCTGAGACCGATGCCCTCCTCCACCGAGGCCGGTTCGCAGCCGACCACCAGGACGCGGCGCGGCGGCTCCGTGCCGGTCCCGGCGCAGAGGGTGGCCAGCAGCGCGAGGACGGCGTCGGGGGTCATCCGGTGGCCGTCCATCGCCGCGGCGGGCGCAGGGGTCCCGCCGCCGGCCTCGTGCTCGATGACGTACAGGGTGCCCGGGGCTTCGCCGCGGGCCGTGGCGTCCACGAGGACGAGGGTGTCGTAGCCGTCGAGCAGCTGGTAGGCGAGGTGCATCCCCCGTACGCCGATGTCCACGACCTCGGTGCGGGCGGGCAGGTCGCGTCCGGCGAGCCGGCGGGCGGTCTCCACGCCGAAGCCGTCGTCGCCGAGGAAGATGTTGCCGATGCCGGCGACGAGGGTCCGGGGACCCGGAGGTGCGGAGGGCTTCATCCGTCCTCCTCCAGCGGTGCGACCTCGTCGGGCTGGAAGTACAGGAACCGTCCCTGCTCGCGGCGGATGTCGGCGCCCGGGTCGCCGTCGACCGTGACCGCGAGGTGCACCCCGCCGTCGACGTCGTGCAGGACCGCCTCGACCGTCGCCGTGCGGCCCCGCAGGAAGATGTCCTGCGCGTCGGTGCGCCGCAGGCCCGGTCGCAGCGCGACGCGGCTGCCCTTGCCCACCGGCCGGCCGTCGACGAGGACACGGTCCTGCGCGGGGTCGAAGCCGGCGTCGCTCGCGGGGTCCCACCAGGGGGTGTCCGGCCGCGGCACCCCGTGCTCGTCGGGGAAGCCCGGATGCGGGACGGCATGGTCCGCGGTCGCTGGGTCCGGGGCGGTGGGGCCCGGGCCGGTGACCTCGCGCAGACTGCGCACCGCGCCGTGCAGCCGTTCCAGGACCTCGGCCGGCATCGAGTCCGCCAGCTCGATCACGGCGGCCGCCCGCTCGTCGGTGCCCCGGGCCTCCCGTTTCTCCTCGTCGGTGAGGGCCGCGGTGCGCAGCGCGAGGATCTCGTCGATCTCGGTGGCGTCGTAGAGCGCGCCGGGGCTCTCCGGTGCGATGGCCGGATGGTCCTCCAGGATGATCGGCGAGGACAGCACGAGGTCGGCGCGGCCGGGTTCGCCGGCGAGCACGGGCCAGGTGTGCAGGTTGCGGCAGGCGGCGACCGCGCCCTTGGCCCATTCGGGGGGATCGGTCATCGACAGAAACGATCCGGCGCTCAGCGCCATGAGGAGGTGGGTGGCCACCAGGGAGTGCGGCAGCGCCGCGTCCCGGCCGGCGCCGCGGCTGTCGCGGGGCGTCCAGTCGCTGGTGTTCTCGACGACGGCCGTCAGGCGCAGCGCCCGGTAGGGGCCGTCGAGTTCGCGGGCGGACAGCCTGATCGTCCCGCTGATCTCCTCGCACCGCCGGACCAGCCGGCCCACGGTGCGGCCGGCCGCGTCCAGGACCGGTTCGGCGTCCTCGCGGGCGGGGCGGCGGAAGGGATGCGTGACGCCGTCCCCGAGGAGTTCGTCCACCGACGCGACGACCTCGACCCGTTCCTCGCTCCCCTCGTCCCAGGGCATCAGCACCCGGTCGTCGAGGCGGAGTTCGGGCACCGTGTCGTGGCCGCCGTCCGGGCGGGCGCGCTGCACCGTGCGCCGTCGGGCGTGCAGGAAGCGCACCTCGACCGAGAGGGTCGCGCCCGCCTTCGGTTCCATCAGGCATTCGGTGTGCTGGAAGTCGTGCTCCTCGCACTCCGCGCCCCAGCCGGGCGGCACCAGCACCCCGAACTGCCAGCGCAGCCGGTTCTTGGCGGCGGAGGCGCGGTACGGGTAGAGGACGTAGCCCTCGAAGAGCACGGCGTCGGCCACCTGCCGGGCGAGGGCGAACCGCTCCTGCGTCTCGGGCGCGAAGGTGGTCACGGTCACGGGTCCGTCCTTCCGGTGCTGCCGGTGAGCGCGCGGAACGGATCGCTCGCGGGCGGGGCGAGGGAGCCGCCGCCGTCGAGCAGGGCCTCGAGGGTCGCCTCCCAGGAGGTCAGCGCGTGCCGGGAGCGGTAGGCGAGCAGGGCGTCCATGGTGTCGCGCGGCAGCCGGATCCAGCCGCAGCCGGGGAAGTGCTGCTCGACCATCTCCCGCCAGGCGGCGACCGGCAGCCGGAACACCGCCTCCCGGTCCCAGGGGACCGGCTCGACCCGGAAGCCGCCGTCCCCGGTGAAGGCCGTCCCCGAGAACAGCATCAGCAGCGGGACCTCACCGTCG
The window above is part of the Streptomyces sp. NBC_00425 genome. Proteins encoded here:
- a CDS encoding DUF6893 family small protein, with product MKKIVIGGAALAAVVAVFAEVFPDIRRYLRIRRM
- a CDS encoding hydrogenase maturation nickel metallochaperone HypA/HybF, whose product is MHEMSVALAVVDQVAEAAARSAGVTAVRSVRLQVGELAGVVPDALAFSFELACAGTVLEGAELITEEVPGRARCTPCAHEWAVGMPPRLTCPACGAAHTELLAGRELQIVDVHWEDGLPNASTREPISEER
- a CDS encoding hydrogenase maturation protease, whose amino-acid sequence is MKPSAPPGPRTLVAGIGNIFLGDDGFGVETARRLAGRDLPARTEVVDIGVRGMHLAYQLLDGYDTLVLVDATARGEAPGTLYVIEHEAGGGTPAPAAAMDGHRMTPDAVLALLATLCAGTGTEPPRRVLVVGCEPASVEEGIGLSAPVSGAVPRAVRLIEELLRNGEPPAAQTPTAQAST
- the hypB gene encoding hydrogenase nickel incorporation protein HypB; protein product: MCRVVDLRQAVLAKNDASADALRARLAARGTAVVNLMSSPGSGKTALLEQELLRARERSVPVAALSADLATENDAVRLARSGVPVKQVLTDGLCHLEAGMLAGHLDGWLPDDTRLLFVENVGNLVCPASYDLGETLRVTLASVTEGEDKPLKYPTAFGLAHLVVLTKTDIAQAVEFDELAFRANVEQVNPGVEVILTSARRGRGIGALLDRATAAAAGEPVHTPVMARPPQHHGHSHPHDGHVHPHDAHHGHPHVHDAHAHAHAHDGRSHDGHSHAAPEADGTMAHTHP